GTGGTTGGTTGATTTTATTCAAAGTGTTCTATTATTGGCCTGCAAAAGTGGCTGACACTTTCTGGTAGTGCCAGGATTTTAATGGTGGTGCTAATTTTcgaattttaaattttttttttagggTGTAGAAAGTGAACATCTTTATAGACAAACTCCTTGAACCCGGGGCACTCACGAAGCATCTCCTACCAAGAAAAAGAACCGAACTAACATACCTGAGAGCCGGCAACAAGCTCTAACATCCCTCGCGACCAGAACGAACCGCAACCTGAAAATAAATAGACAACCACAcacaaaaataataacaaaaataataaacaCACAAACATGCTAAGTTCATTTACGAGTCTTCAGCTAGACTCACCACCCCGAATTCATTTGTTCTTGGGGTGGAGGGTAACAACCTCCTCACTCGGGTCAACGGGCCCTCTAACATAAGCCTTTAACCTATGCCCGTTGACTTTAAACAACCGGCCGTCCTCATGGCCTATCTCCACGGTCCCGTAAGGAAACACTGATCGTACAGTGTAAGGACCCGACCACCGAGATTTTAGCTTGCCAGGAAACAACTTAAGACGTGAATTGTACAACAACACACGATCACCCACTCGGAATTCTTTCTTGTCCTTCAAGCAGGCATCATGGAGCgtcttagtacgttccttgtacAGCTTGGAGCTTTCATACGCATCGTGCCTAAGCTCCTCAATCTCGTGAATCTGCACAAACCTGTTCTCACCCGCAGCAGCCATGTCAAGATTAACTGTCTTCAAAGCCCAGTATGCTTTGTGCTCGAGTTCAACAGGCAAATGACAAGACTTCCCATAGACCAATTTAAACGGTGTGGTGCCTATAGGAGTCTTGTAGGCTGTCCGAAAAGCCCACAGTGCATCGTCCAATTTCTCGGACCAATCCTTACGGCTAGAATTAACCGTTTTCTCTAAAATCCGCTTGATACCCCGATTAGTAACCTCGACCTGTCCGCTCGTCTGCGGATGATACGGTGTAGAGAATCGATGTTGCACACCATATCGGGACAATGCTTTCTCAAGCTGAGCATTACAGAAATGCGTCCCACGGTCACTAATCAATGCCTTCGGGGCACCAAAGCGAGCAAACAGCTTTTTCAAAAATCGCACCACTACCCTCGCATCATTAGTGGGCAAAGCTTGTGCTTCAGCCCACTTTGAAACGTAATCAACAGCGACTAGGATGTAGCGGTTGCCAAAAGAGGTCGGAAAGGGGCCCATGAAGTCTAGCCCCCACACGTCAAAAACCTCACAAATTTGGATGCCGTTTTGTGGCATCTCATGGCGTGCAGAAATGTTGCTCGACCTCTGGCAAGCATCACAGGACCTCACCCACTCGTGGGCATCACGGAAAATAGTCGGCCAAAAGAATCCGGCGTCAAACACTTTCCTCGCCGTTTTGTTCGCTCCGTGGTGGCCTCCCGTGGGTCCCTCGTGATTGTGGCGTAAAATATCCCTCGCCTCGTCACCATACACGCATCACCGGATCATCCGATCCGCTCCTACCCTAaataagtaagggtcatcccagaAGTAATGCTTGACATCCGCAAAGAACTTTCGCTTCTGCTGGTGGGTCATCCCCTTGATCAGGATGGCACTAGCTAAGTAGTTTGCAAAGTCAGCAAACCATGGGGAATCATCACTAGTCTCGATCCTCATGAGGAACTCGTGGGGGAAATTGTCATTGATGCTAGGCCCACGAGTTTCCTTTTCCTCGAAATGCTCAAGTCGAGACAGATGATCGGCTGCCAAATTCTCAGCCCCTTTTTTATCACGGATTTCGATGTCAAACTCTTGCAGCAACAAAATCCAACGTATCAGTCTCGGTTTAGCATCTTGCTTGCTAAAAAGATACCGAAGTGCTGCATGATCCGTGTACACAATGGTCTTGGAAAGGACAAGATATGACCGAAACTTATCGAAGGCAAAGACCACAGCTAGGAGCTCTTTCTCTGTCGTGGTGTAGTGCTCCTGAGCGTCATTCAAGGTCTTGCTCGCATAGTAAATCGGGTGAAAGTGTTTATCTTTCCTTTGACCCAAGACAGCCCCGACTGCGAAATCACTCGCATCACACATCAACTCAAATGGCAGCTCCCAGTCAGGAGCAACCATGATCGGGGTATTCACCAACTTCTCTTTCAACAACTCAAATGCCCGAAGGCACTCATCGGAGAAAACAAACTGGGCATCCTTCTCGAGGAGCTGAGTCATGGGACGGGCGATTTTGGAAAAGTCCTTTATGAATCGCCGGTAAATACCTGCATGACCCAGAAAACTCCTAATAGATTTCACGGATGTGGGAGGCAGGAGCTTTGAAATAGTCTCGACTTTGGCTCGGTCGACCTCGAGCCCCGCCTGTGAAATCTTGTGCCCAAGCAcaatgccctccttcaccatgaagtggcacttCTCCCAGTTTAACAAAAGGTTGGCTTCTTCACATCTAGCCAACATCTTTTTCAGATTCCCAAGACACTGATCAAAAGAACTTCCAAACacagaaaaatcatccatgaaaacctccctGGAGTCCTCAATCATGTCGTgaaaaatggccaccatacaccTCTGAAATGTGGTCGGGGCATTGCACAGTCCAAagggcatccgccggtaggcgaatgtgccatagggacatgtgaatgtcgtcttctcctgatcctcaggagagATGGGAATCTGAAAATATCCTGAAAAACCATCAAGGAAGCAGTAGTACATCCTTCCCGACAACCTCTCCAACATCTGATCAATGAAAGGGAGTGGGAAATGATCCTTCCTCGTGGCATCATTAAGTTTGcagtagtcaatgcaaactctccATCCGGTGACAGTACGAGTAGGAATTAACTCGTTTTTCTCATTGGTCACCACTGTCATGcctcctttcttcgggactacCTGTACAgggctaacccatggtgaatcAGAGATCGGGTATATCAAACCTgcatcaagtagtttgatgacctcttTCTTCACAACCTCCTGCATGTTGGGGTTcaaacgcctctgatgctgtaCTACAGGTCTAAAGTCCTCCTCCATCAAGATCTTATGGGTACAAAAGGATGGACTGATCCCTTTTATATCCATAATCTTCCAAGCAATCGCCTTCTTGTGCTGCTTCAGGACTTCAAGCAATCGATCCTTTTCTTCCTTCGACAACCCAGCAGAAATGATAACGGGCAGATGAGTCTCACCCTCCAAGAAAGCATACTCCAAATGATCTGGGAGCTCCTTAAGCTCAACCGAAGGTGGATCCTCAATAGAAGGGCATGCTTTAGGCTCAGTCACGCGATCCACAACCTCAAAAACCTCGGGACACGGGGGAGATGCGTGACCTATCAGACAGGTCACCTCCTCAACCATTCGGTCCACACTAGGTGAACCAAAAGTCTCCCCTCCAAGCAGCTGTGTGTCCATAACATCCTCCTCGAATGTAGAATGAAGATGATCACTCACATACGTATCGATAGTCTCAATGAAGTAGCGTATATCATCCTGACTCTGTGAGTGTTGCATGGATTTCCCTATATCAAAGGTAACCTCCTCATCATCAACCCTAAGAGTAAGTCTACCGGTGCAGACATCAATCAAGGCCCTCGCAGTGGCTAGGAATCGGCGACCTAAGATAAGTGGAACGTTTTTATCCTCATCCATGTCCAGAATCACGAAATCGATAGGAAAGACAAACTTGTCGATTTTCACCAGCATATTCTCAACTATGCCTCGAGGGTACTTCACTGAACGGTCGGCTAGCTAAATGCTCATACGAGTCGGCTTGGGCTCGCCCAAGTCTAGCTTAGCAAAAACCGCATATGGCATGAGGTTTATGCTAGCTCCAAGATCAGCCAATGCATTGCTGACCGACAAACTACCGATCAAACACGGGATAGTGAAACTCCCAGGATCATTCATCTTCTTCGGTTGTTTGTTCTAAAGAACCGCTGAACAGTCTTCATTCAAGGTCACCTGCGAAAGCTCCTCAAGTTTCTTTTTGTTGGATAGGATATCCTTCAGAAACTTGGCATACTTAGGTATTTGAGCAAGTGCCTCGACAAATGGTAAATTTATATGAAGTTGCTTAAAAAGCTCGAGGAATTTACCATAGTGTtcttccattttctgcttcttcAACCTCCCCGGATATGGAATGGGAGGGACATACTCTCTCACTGGCTCCTTGGGTCGTGCAGTACTTGCTGGGACTCGCCTCTGTTGCACCTCACCCGGAGACTCAGCCTCAATCTCCTCATCAACCTCCTCGTCATCGACTGGCTTTTCTGAAACAGCCGGAGGGATGGCTTGAGCGGTCTTGCCGCTTCTCAATGTGATGGCCTTTGCTGTAGCATTTGGATTTGGCTCTGTGTTGCTCGGAAGGCCCCCTGTTGTCTCGCTGACAACATCTTGGCAATCTGGCCAACTTGGTTCTCAATGGCCTGCATGGAAGCCTTTTGGCTTTTCAACTCACTCTCGTGCCTCGTGAAATGACCGTCATACTCCCTAAAACGCTTCTCATTCTCCGCTTTTTGAGTGTTTTGACCAGCTAAGATTTGACTAAGCATATCATGCACACTAGTATCACTAGAAGGGGGCGTCTGCTGAGGACGAGGTGGACCATATGCTCCATGGGTCGGAGCTGTGGGACGTGGAGCAAATCCGGGTGGATGCTGGTTAGAAGCATCGGGCTTCCAACTAAAGTTTGGATGATTCTTCCACCCCGGATTATAAGTATTGCTGTAGGGATTGTTTTGAGGACGGTATTGGTTTCCCATGAAATCAACATGCTCGTGTGACATCTCTCCCGTCGGAAAATCACCTACCTGATATGCTCCCCCACTCGAAGAACCTCTCGAGTGCATTTCCATCACTCGATCAAATTTCGAAGACAAGGCATCCATACGTGCTGTCATGGTTGTGTAGTCGTCCACATGATGAACTCCTTGCCGAGAACTCTTTCCCCTCGGGGGCTGTTGCGTCCTGTTTTTCACGACACACTTTTCAAGAATCTCAAATGCCTCGGTGGCATTTTTCGTGCCGATATCACCACCCGAGTATGTATCAACCATCATCTGTCCCTGACTGTCCAAACCATGATAGAAGATCTGACACTGTTGCCACTTGGGCAACCCGTGATGTGGGACCTTTCTCATAAGCTCTTTGAAACGCTCCCATGCCTCGTAAAGAGACTCGTCCTCGTCCTGACGAAAGTTCAGAATCTTGGTTCTCAACCGAACAGTTTCTCTGGAGGGAAATATTTCTGAAGGAACTTCTCAGCTAATTGATTCCATGTAGTGATAGATCCAGCTGGAAGTGAAAGAAGCCACTCCTTGGCTCCATCCCGTAAGGAAAACGGAAAGAGCCGAAGGCGGATAGCATCCGGTGATGCATCACGAATCCTAAATGTGGCACAAACCTCTAGAAACCCCGCGATGTGAACACTAGGATCCTCGTGATCCTTGCCATAAAACTGCACCGCATTCTGCAACATCGATATGGTGCCAGCCTTGATCTCGAAATTATTATTGTCGATTGTCGGTGCATTGATGCTCGCAGGCAAACCATCGAGTGACGGTTTTCCAATTTCATTTAAGATCCTATTCTCCTCCGCGTCCGCCATGTCTACCCGAACCTTGTAAAAGGTGTCATCGTCCGCTGCGTCTGTTTCAATCGTCTCGGCTACCACGCGAAACCGCTCCCGCAGTCTCCGGTGAAGATCGCGCTCCGGCTCCGATGAAGGCTCATCGATATCAGCAGCGGGGGTTTAGGACATGCACTACCTGTAGGGAATAAGGAGCACAATGcacaaaatatatacaaaaacaaaAGCAACTAGAAAATAATCatattcttctttttttttcaattaatCAAGCAAAGGCAGATAAAACAAGTAGACAAAAACTTTGTACACTTTTCACAATGGCTAAATAAGTAACTCGAATCGTTTTCAAGAAGACCGCATctccggcaacggcgccaaaaacttgatgtgcgtgaattatatatatttttaattaagtttttcTTCACACATATTTAGTTTTAAAAATGGGTTTTCACCTAAAAACTAACTACACACacaaaagggcaagtgtacccgtcgggtggtaatatagctaatcggtaagaaccggatatcaatccgtggatgcggtgtctcgatactaaacttttgctactttaaagccttttcaaatgTTTGggttgatttttctaacttagcttgcaaataaataaactactaaaAATTCTAACAAGAACAATATCTAAGAAAGGGTTGCCAAAACTAAGTTTCCACTAACAAATATATGACAACAAGGTGGAAGATTTGTGATGATGCAAGTTCTAGATTTAACTAACTCCCC
This is a stretch of genomic DNA from Helianthus annuus cultivar XRQ/B chromosome 16, HanXRQr2.0-SUNRISE, whole genome shotgun sequence. It encodes these proteins:
- the LOC110919328 gene encoding uncharacterized protein LOC110919328, translating into MRKVPHHGLPKWQQCQIFYHGLDSQGQMMVDTYSGGDIGTKNATEAFEILEKCVVKNRTQQPPRGKSSRQGVHHVDDYTTMTARMDALSSKFDRVMEMHSRGSSSGGAYQVGDFPTGEMSHEHVDFMGNQYRPQNNPYSNTYNPGWKNHPNFSWKPDASNQHPPGFAPRPTAPTHGAYGPPRPQQTPPSSDTSVHDMLSQILAGQNTQKAENEKRFREYDGHFTRHERGLPSNTEPNPNATAKAITLRSGKTAQAIPPAVSEKPVDDEEVDEEIEAESPGEVQQRRVPASTARPKEPVREYVPPIPYPGRLKKQKMEEHYGKFLELFKQLHINLPFVEALAQIPKYAKFLKDILSNKKKLEELSQVTLNEDCSAVL